The following proteins come from a genomic window of Falco peregrinus isolate bFalPer1 chromosome 16, bFalPer1.pri, whole genome shotgun sequence:
- the LOC106112311 gene encoding collagen alpha-1(I) chain-like isoform X2, with protein sequence MFSLVGRQTNFSGKSGPRDPRQFHGPWDENRRQEPSDCPPPSPWDDREGNRGPEGCFGEVRQVCGPQAPRPFHGPANVPWDKEDRRRGPHDCPPAPPWDDREGNRGPEGCFGEVRQACGPRAPRPFHGPANVPWDKEDRRRGPHDCPPAPPWDDREGNRGPEGCFGECGPQAPRPFHGPANVPWDKEDRRRGPHDCPPAPPWDDREGNRGPEGCFGEEPQMPDPNCIAWPEFPDKMQHPPRHPASLPWRRGGFRGGWLLRGSRGRAKACSQLLHLQHQKRSNFQHLQCTWPSRGNKPSPRSFSGMSNWRVSNPQHRGPPKSCNSRKQKAQVGPPAVSSKVPEPPTPASTPQRSPAADPQAATTEAVEPEQAAGAMLVESETKEKPAGSHSQGPSALEMEPAPLEESSAETEKHPEVKPCSQSVPEAGTGGGSHPSDPTDPLEPVPKDSTAASSVGEVGAELHPRSQGRQHLQSRAGETEAHAAGDGHLGGVQPSENSQVPTGAAAEPDAQPSQASLDTCTTPETSTPSLHPPGSSAMEPDAGDQQKLCSTLPTPSPASMDLRSAAILARKEEIELSYQQFSLTIAVVATMLLHKEPSMEAALGLALRANLRQGRIHHLQELEDFINNYDSSTLSH encoded by the exons ATGTTCTCACTGGTGGGCAGGCAGACGAACTTCAGCGGGAAG TCCGGCCCCAGGGACCCCAGACAATTCCATGGCCCTTGGGACGAGAACAGGAGACAGGAACCCTCAGACTGTCCCCCGCCATCCCCTTGGGATGACAGAGAAGGCAACCGAGGACCTGAGGGCTGCTTCGGAGAGGTGAGGCAGGTG TGCGGCCCCCAGGCCCCCAGACCCTTCCATGGCCCTGCCAATGTTCCTTGGGACAAGGAGGACAGGAGACGGGGACCCCATGactgtcccccagcacccccttgGGATGACAGAGAAGGCAACCGAGGACCTGAGGGCTGCTTCGGAGAGGTGAGGCAGGCG TGCGGCCCCCGGGCCCCCAGACCCTTCCATGGCCCTGCCAATGTTCCGTGGGACAAGGAGGACAGGAGACGGGGACCCCATGactgtcccccagcacccccttgGGATGACAGAGAAGGCAACCGAGGACCTGAGGGCTGCTTCGGAGAG TGCGGCCCCCAGGCCCCCAGACCCTTCCATGGCCCTGCCAATGTTCCTTGGGACAAGGAGGACAGGAGACGGGGACCCCATGactgtcccccagcacccccttgGGATGACAGAGAAGGCAACCGAGGACCTGAGGGCTGCTTCGGAGAG GAGCCACAGATGCCTGACCCCAACTGCATTGCCTGGCCTGAATTCCCGGACAAGATGCAGCACCCACCCAGGCACCCCGCCAGCCTGCCATG GAGGCGAGGCGGCTTCAGGGGTGGCTGGCTGCTCAGGGGCTCTCGTGGCCGTGCTAAGGCATGCAGCCAACTCCTTCACCTTCAGCACCAAAAGCGCAGCAATTTCCAGCACCTGCAGTGTACCTGGCCCTCCAGAG ggAATAAACCATCCCCAAGGTCCTTCTCTGGGATGAGCAATTGGAGGGTCAGTAACCCACAGCACCGTGGTCCTCCTAAGTCATGTAACAGCAGGAAACAGAAGGCTCAAGTT GGCCCGCCAGCAGTGAGCAGCAAGGTCCCTGAGCCCCCCACACCGGCCAGCACCCCTCAGAGGAGCCCAGCTGCTGATCCTCAGGCTGCGACGACAGAGGCTGTGGAGccggagcaggcagcaggagcgATGCTG GTTGAGTCGGAAACCAAGGAGAAACCTGCgggcagccacagccagggccCCTCTGCTTTGGAAATGGAGCCAGCCCCCCTGGAGGAGAGCTCTGCTGAGACAGAGAAGCACCCTGAG GTAAAGCCGTGCAGCCAAAGTGTCCCTGAGGCTGGCACCGGTGGCGGGTCACATCCCTCGGATCCCACAGACCCTCTGGAGCCTGTCCCCAAggacagcacagcagccagctccGTGGGAGAGGTCGGTGCTGAGCTGCATCCGCGTTCCCAGGGACGGCAgcatctgcagagcagagctggggaaaccGAGGCACACGCTGCCGGCGATGGG CATCTTggaggtgttcagccatccgAAAACTCGCAGGTCCCGACAGGAGCTGCCGCAGAGCCCGAtgcacagcccagccaggcttCCTTGGACACCTGCACCACACCAGAGACCTCAACGCCGAGCTTGCACCCTCCTGGGTCCAGTGCGATGGAGCCA GATGCAGGTGACCAGCAGAAGCTCTGCTCCACGCTCCCAAcaccctccccagccagcatggACCTCCGCTCCGCCGCCATCCTCGCCAGGAAGGAGGAGATCGAGCTG TCCTACCAGCAGTTTAGCCTGACCATCGCGGTGGTGGCCACAATGTTGCTGCACAAAGAGCCCTCCATGGAGGCGGCGCTGGGGCTGGCACTGAGGGCCAACCTCCGCCAGGGCCGGATCCATCACCTCCAGGAGCTGGAGGACTTCATCAACAACTACGACTCATCCACCCTCAGCCACTGA